The DNA sequence GTACGTTGTTTCGGATCAGAATGAGAGTATCTTAAAGGCAACATCTATTGTTTATACCGGCATGCCACATTATGCTTGCATGTGGCATATTTGGACAAATATAAGGTCAAAGTTAAAGAAGGGTCATCTAAAGTTAAGCGAATTGTACTTTGCCACGACACGATCATACACGCTTGATGAATTTAATGAAAGAATGTCAAAGATTGAAGAGATCGACACGCGTGTTAAAGCATACCTATACGATATTGGCTATCACAGATGGTCTCGGATACATACTACAGTGAACAGAACGTGGACGATGACATCAAACATTGCAGAGTCATTGAATGCGGTAACAAAATATGCAAGAGAGCTGCCCATAGTAGAACTATTAGAGTACATGAGGACTCTTCATGAACGTTGGACTAATGAAAAGTTATTGAAAGCAAATGGTACATTCACATACCTTGggaaaaaatacaacaaagagtTGGAGGACAACGGGACATTATCGCAGAAGATGAGAGTAAGCTATATCCAGTAACATCGGATGAATGATTCCATCAAACTAAATATATACTGTTAATTGTAGATAAAATATTGTATAATTGTagttattttgtatatgtttctGACAACTTGTTGTGTGTTTGTAATGAAATTATAGGTGAGGGCTTCAACAGATTACATCCATATAGTGATAGATGGTGTAAAGCGCTTTATTGTTTGTCTTCATAATAAGAGATGTAGTTGTGGACAATTTCAGCTTGATGAACTTCCTTGTGCACATGCTTTGGCGGCTTGAGGCACAAGAATGAGTCTTATGAAAACTATTGTTCTCCTTATTACACGAGGGAGAGCCTTTTGCATACTTATGAAATACCAGTAGACCTGCTGCTTGACGAAAGCAAATAGAATGTGCCACAACATATAGCCGAAGAAGTTGTAATGCCACCTACTGAGAAAGGACAGCCAGAAAGACCTCAAAAATAAAGATACAAACCATATGATGAAGTAAATGCAAAGAAGTACAGGATTTCATGTGGCAACTGTGGACTAGAAGGAcataacaaaagatcttgtaaGAATGCTCCCAAGAGGAAATAAAATTTGATAAAGTCACAAGATTTTTTGATATATTGTGTTGAGGTGTTCTGGAGAATTATAGTTGAGGTGTAATTGTGTTGATAAATTGAATAAAGACGATCTCCTATAATGAAATTTTTTCAGCTCTTAATGCAATTGGTTTgtatttattttgtttaattactgagtgtattcatTTCAGCCTTTCATAacttgattggattatgtatttTTTGTATGTATAATACATAATTGTAATTAAGTTGTAAAGAAATTATATGCTAACAATAACGATATCAAGTACTAACAACTTtaatccaaaaaataaaataacaaatgtTTTCTATTCTAAGTAGTAGTATCCTGGATAAAATAACAAAACATAGGGTAAAACAATTGTAGCATAAATCTGCTACAAATAAACTTCAACTGACTTGTTCTTAGATAACAATTtgtctacaactttactacaaaacAGCTACAACTAAACAATTTAACTACAATATTTCTACAGAAAAGGGCAACTAATTCTTCTTCTTCTCGACTTGTGTTCTCTCGTTCACAGGTGGTGTACCTTTTCTTCTTCCCAATCTGCCAGTCAGCTCGCTCTCACTAATTGCACCAGTATCTTGCTTCTTCCTAGCATAATCCCAAAGTAGCACTCTATAGCGTCTACGATGTTGATCAATATCAGAAAGGTATTTCTTTGAAACTGCTAGCTCTCCAATGCTGACATATTCTGCAAATGCAGCCACGTATACACCACAGTCACTGCAAAAAAAATTAGGGGAAAAGATTTATCATTCATTGTAAAATaaaatctgttaaatatatggaAGGAAAAACAACTTTTTCATACAGTGATCCCTGTTTTTGCTGGGGTATCTCACCGACCAACCACTTAATGTCAAGAGGGTCAGTAACACCTTTTTCAATGTATGCCTTTGTGTTCTTGTAGTTGATGTTTGGACGCTTACCATAGAAGACAGTGCATGAAAAGTAGAGGGGGATCATAACAGCAAACTTGttgacaacagattcaacaaggtTGTGATTTCGTGAAGAGACCATAGAATCATAAACATATAGAACCCTATAGGTAATGACAAACACAACCAACAACCAATGAAATTTTTCCACAATATTTATGGGCATAATCACAAAATCTACTTGATCCCATGCAACATTTGCGAGTAACTTGTACCCCAATATGTATTCTGATACGACGTCCTGGTGTTTGACAACATCAAGCTTCTTATCGGTAGGAGCATTGATGTACCTCTGATAAATTTGTTCAACTCTAGTCTTGAACATACAATCAGTGGTTATAAACCGTATTTTGTTTTGAGGACCATACTTTCCTCTCTTtctcaaatagtataaaataacatcaatgtaCTACATAAAAACAGATTTTATTATTTCTCAATGCTTCATACAATTTAACTACAATTTTTAAACAACAAAACTACAAAATCTTTAGATGATAGAATACTACAGCTAGTCATTAAATTCTGCCAGGGTATGTGTTTACCGTGTCGTTGAGGACTTGCCCGGGATGTGCCAAAGTATAAAACTACTCCTTTTTATCAACTTTCTCCATTCCAAGATCATACCACGGCTTAAGCTGATTATCTTTTACAGAATAAGGCGCCTTCCTCCTATTTAAACAAATAGAAATTATAATAAATATGTAGATTCAAGTGGAAATCCAAAAGATGAATGCACTCGAAATATTAACACATTGTATAAACTAACCTCTTTGAAACTGTATTAGTACCAAAGTATAACCACTTATTGAATTCTTCCTACAAGCCAGGATCAACATCTTCACCAATAACCCTAGTAAATGGATGCTTGATGAGGAAAATTGGAGGTCCAACAGAAGTGCTCCCCCCAGAACTGTAAAAAGTGAGAAAGGGGGATCTGGCATGCTTTACAGGCTGCCTTGTTATTCCGTGATGCACAGGGGTTGTTTCATCTTCATTAAGCTCGCCGAACTTAACAATCAGGGAGATGTTCTCTGGCAGCTCAAAACCATTAAGTGTTACTTCCCTTTTTTCAGATCTGGAGTCATTGTCCGAATCACCTACAATAATGCAGTCAGCTGGTTAACCTTCAAAATTTAAGATAAAAGAATAAGAAGACATGTTGCATTAGCTCTTTATTGAAAATTTAAACTTATATTAAACCTATTTTTTCTACAATTATAATGTAATGTATAATACCACTGAAATCTTCATGACAATCATCTCCTTGTTGTATAATGTTCTCTTCCTGAATGGGAGATTGCATTTTTATCTCCTCCTCATTTTTTTGTTCTCCTGGAATGCTTATTGTAGCTTCCTGTTTTGGAGATTCTACATGCATAGTTTCCTTCTCTGTTACAATAAATATGTATAACTTAATAAAATTGTAGATAATTTGTAGTAAACATTAACATCATTGCATATAAATTATAGTAAATTTGTTGAAATGCTGTCCTGCAGTTGATATGCAAAATGTATTGTGAAATGTGATGATAACATGTACTAAATCATACATGCATTCTCTTTATCAAATGCCCCTTCAAATTGGGAAGATAAATCAACACCTACAGGAACATTCTCCCCAATTTCTATATCATTCACGTGCCCTATATCTaaaaaaaattattgaaaatataaTGCAGATTAgttgctgataatttaggcaaTATGTAGATATATAGTAGGCATAATGTAGATATGtagatatatgtatatatattgtagACGTAATGTAGATATGTAGATATATGTAGATATATTGTAGATATATTATAGATATAATGTAGATGTCTGTTTTACTGCTGCTGGCATGCACTGGTTTAGCACTACTGCCCGGAAAGTGTTGATTATTCTTTCCTTTGGAGTGCTCATCATTTTTTGTAGAACTGCCAGTAAACTGCAGGCATTTAATTTGTTAGGATATATACTTTGTGAATGATAATATAAACTTAGACATGGTAAAAAATATTGTCTAAAATGAATATATTTCAAATGAAACCTTAGCATCAATATTTATCCTTTTGATTGTTTATCGCCTGTAAAACAGCCTTGATTGAATCATTGAGTAGCAGTCGAATGCTGCCTAGTTCTTGAAAAACCTCTTTCTTGAAAGTTCCAAGATCTGAACCAACCTACATATTAAAATAGAAAGAGTTAACTAAATTATTtgcataacataaattaaagaaaccaTCTAGGATTGTGTATATATGTTACCTTGTCAacatcttttcttaattttttattttttttcacaaTATCTTTCTAGTCATCTAATCCAATTGCCTGTTTATGTTCGGATGGAGATGGAGCATCTATCGGATGGTTGGACTTTGTTTCAACTTCTTCAAGGATGTATTCAATTTTATCTGGCAAATTCATTCTTGATAGCTCTTCTAGTGCTTCAATTATGTTGGTGAACTGAGTGAAAAAAAGAAATGTGAGTGACTTAGACATAATATGTATATAAAGTATAGATAATTTGTATTAGATTGTCTGCGCAAAAGTGAAAACCATTTACCTTATTCCATGATGGTTTGATCATTCTATCTTCAATTGCAGATAACCATATCTTGTGCTTACTAGCCGACCAACTAAGTATGCGACATATCGAATTAGCAACCCTTGTAGCTATATCAGTGTTGACGGTAGAGCAACACTCATACAACCATATTTTCATAGCTAGTGCAAAGCCTCGAATGACATAAAAATGAACAGAATGGTTGAGCTTGTGCCTAACGGACTAAAGTAATTGTGTATAAGATTCACTACCCCATGCGTAGTTCGCATACTGCCCTGATTCCACCAAATAGTGTATCAAACCTACGGCATCTTTGTCTAAAGGACAGAAGAAGAATTCTATGAGATAGAGAATACACAACTTGACTGCATCCTCATCGTTCACCCAAATACGACTGGTTACAATTTGTTTTAAGTATGACTTCTCAACTTTTTCCTTGTTTGGAAAATAGCTTCTCATTATTTTACAGTCATACTTAGGTGTTTAACCAAAGTCTGTCACTTCCATAAAATATCTAAGGCCATTAATCGGGGCAAACTCTCTCAAACCAAAATTCAGCCTCTCACCATTTATCTTTGCGGAAAAAAAGTCGGAACCAGATGCGTTCAATTCATACTTCATGAGAAGATGAATTGCTTAATTTTGCATACATATTTTGGGCAAGGAAAGAAAATAGCTAAAACATGTCTTCTTAAACAGCTTTAAACCATTTTCAGagagtaaatccttgatttggccAGGAATAGTAGGGTCGGATAATGTCTAGAACCTAATGATCCCATAATCAACATTAGGAGGTGAAAAAGAATGGTccattcttgtcacgacccaatttcccctccgtatgacgttGTGACTatacctagtctctatgactaggtaagcctatcattttgcggaataaatgaaatgaaaacataaatttaacaaataactatagcaataacactataactgagtagcatgccacttggcatgtacaataaccaactcctcaatatactacacagcattcccaaaacccagaatattcgtaaatcacaaactacaggaagaaaatctagtgtctctatacatcagagtctatcaaaagaaaatacagaagataatggacatggggaagagtagaaggggactctgaggtctgcggatgtggcagatataccttgaagtctccaaagttgtcccggttcactgatagtgcggctgataaggagtacctggatctgcacacgaaaaacatgtgcagaagagtagcatgagtacaccacaatcagtaaccagtaagtgtcaagcctaacctcggtcgagtagtgacgaggtcagctCAGGGCCCTGCTGGTATATATGTAATAAcacaagatagaatgaaataccgcagtaaaataaagactgaaatttaacaagaatgaaatcatagaaaacaacagctcagtacacagagataacaacaggagatttcccgagataccgtctcgtagtcctaacATAAATGTGtagaacagggggatctcccggaataccgttccgtagtcccaaagtaaatatgcagtatagggtgATCTCCCataatactgttccgtagtcccaaagtaaatatgcagcacagggggatctcctggaataccgttatgtagtcccaaagtaaatacgcagtacatggggatctcccggaataccgtttcgtagtcccaaagtaaatatgcagtacaaggggatctcctggaataccgttatgtagtcccaaagtaaatatgcagccaaacaatagaattcaatagttacagCACAAAATTTtgcagttcaacctaagtacccgttaaggaaagacaagtaaattcactaaatatactgcacgtagttcaagtaaattgttaaggaaagtaggcatgctattctagtctagccgAATACCACACATGCAgatggaactcaaataagaaggaaatcaggttattacttagtaaaaaaaattgggtttttacacaattactcgtgtacgtactcgtcacctcacgtacacgatgctcatatatcaaaaatagtacaaatcctacggcgagttcccccacacaaagttaggcaagccacttacctcgaacccagctcaatcaatcggtaagaataccattccttgaatatctgactctgaatggctcgaatctagccaaaataattcgatacagtcaacaaaaattataggaatcaatttcataagaaaatactacatttttttaataaaaatacgaaattaactcaaaaatcacccgtggggcccatatctcggaatctggcaaaacgcacaaaatccgacaacccattcaattacgagtccaaccataccagttttactcaaatccgactctgaatcggcaccgaaatctcaaaaattcgtttctatgattTTTCTAAACATTTCCCAAATTTcatatctcaaaacactaattaaatggtgaaaacaaatgatggattcgggtaatcaaaccataattgagttaagaacacttaccccaatattttctctgaaaagCTCCCAAACattgcctctccccaagctccaattcgtcaaaaatggcacaagggacgaagtcccctattttataattctttccATGCAGCCCTCGGTCatgcctcgatcctggcccttgatcaaggcttcgatcgtggccctcggtCATGGATTCAATCATGGCggtcgatcctgggcctcgatcatggccctcgattctggCCTTCGATCacggccctcgatcctgagccttcaatcatggccctcgatcttgagcctcgatcatggcttcgatcctggccctcaacCTCGCCCTttgaccctgggctcgatttttgcatttccagcagaagaaaattgcagcagcttttgcaacagctatttaagtccaatttttaatgcgttaatcatccgaaactcacccgaggccctcgagacctcaaccaaaaataccaacaagtcctaaaacgtcatacgaacttatttgaaacctcaaatcacatcaaacaacgcaaaaattacaattcacaccccaattcaagcttaatgaaatttaagaatttccaacttctatattcgatgtcgaaacctgtaaattcaagtccgattgacctcaaattttgcacacaagtgataaatgacataacagagctatgaaaattttcggaacaggattccgaccccgatatcaaaaagtcaattccccggtcaaacgTCCAAACtttaattcctattttagccatttcaagcctatttgagctacatacctccaaaacacaatccggatatgccctaagcccaaaataacctaacagagctaacggaaccgacaaaattctatttcagagtcgtcttcacacagttctgactacggttcAAATTCTAAggtttaaacctccatttagggactaagtgtcccaaaacactccaaaaccaaaatgaaacctcccagcaagtcacaatagcaggaatagatatgggagaagaagtaaataggggatcggggctattactctcaaaacgaccgggcgggtcgttacatcctcttcctcttaaaacaatcattcttcctcgaacgagcatggagacatacctgaagtggtgaaatgATGAGGATaatggcctcccaagtcgcctcttcgaccgaatgacctctccactgaaccttcacagaagcaatgtcctttgacctcagctttcgaacctgtctatccaaaatagccactggttcctcaacataagatagatccttgtccaactgaactgaactgaagtctaacacatgagatagaTCGCCGTGacactttcgaagcatggaaacgtggaacactggatgaacggcagagagactaggtggtagtgcaagtttgtaagccacctccccaactctttcaagaagatcaaaaggtccaatatacctagggctcaacttgctcttcttcccgaacctcataacacccttcataggtgaaacccggagcaagacccgctcaccaaccatgaatgcaacatcacgaaccttttagtccgcataactcttttgtctggattggactgtgcgaagtctatcctgaatcaacttaaccttctccaaggcatcctgaaccaagtctatacccaatagcctaacctcgcccggttcaaaccaacccactagagaccggcaccgcctaccatacaaggcctcaaacggagccatctgaatgctcgactggtagctgttgttgtaggaaaactccgcaagtagcaagaactgatcccaagcacccccaaaatctatcacacacgcacggagcatatcctccattatctgaatagtgcgctcggactgtccatccgtctgaggatgaaatgctatgctaaactcaatctgagtacccaactcatgttgtacagctctccagaaccgtgatggaaattgcgtaccttggtgagagatgatggataccagtACACCATGAAGTCTGACGATCTCGCAGACATAAATtcaagccaactgctcggaagaataggtagtcatcacagaaatgaaatgtgctgacttggtcagcgcatccacaatcacctaaactgcatcaaactttcgctgaatccgtggaagtccaacaatgaaatctatAGTGATTCGTCCCATTTCCACTACGGAATcactaacttctaaagcaacccacatgaccgctgatgctcatacttcacctactggctATTTAGACATCGAGTCACGTattctactatgttcttcttcatcctcctccaccagtaatgttgtctcaagtcctgatacatctttgcggcacccggatgaatagagtaccgcgaactgtgagcctcttggagaatcaactcacgcaaaccatatacattgggtacacatagcctgcccttcatcctcaatgcaccatcatctccaatagtgacatctctagcatcacctcaccGAACCCTGTCCTTAAGGAAGAGAAGATGGGGGGTCATCATACTcacgctccctgatacaatcataaagagaaaatcGAGAGAcaacacaagccaatactcgactcggctcagaaatatccaatcttataaactggctggctaaggcctgaacatccaatgccaatggcctctctactactggtaaactccccaaactctccgccttacgactcaaggcatcggccaccacattggccttcccgggatgatagagaatggtgatatcaaaatTCTTAAGTAACTCCAACTACCTTAtatgacgcaaattaagatccttctgcttgaacagatgctgcaagcTCCAGTGATCGATgtaatctcacaaggaacaccgtacaaatagtgctgccaaatcttcaaggcatgaacaatagctgctaattccaggtcgttgacatgatagttcttttcatgcaccttcagttgtctggacatgtaggcaatcaccctaccatcctgcatcaacaccgcaccgagaccaatctgcgatgcatcacaatatacagtataagaccatgaacctgtaggcaacaccaatactagggctgtagtcaaagctgtcttgagcttttggaagctctcttcacattcctcggtccacctgaacggagcacccttctggatcaatttggtcatagatgcagcaatagaagagaaactatctacaaatcgacggtaataccccaccacaccaagaaaactctagatctctgtagctgagaacggtctgggccaactctgcactgcttcaatcttcttcgggtctaccttgatcccctcactcgatattatatgacccaagaatgccactgagtctagccaaaactcaccatttgaaaattttgcatataacttcttttcccttAAAGTCTAAAGCgcaatcctcaagtgctgctcatgatcctccagtgtccgggagtacaccaaaatatcgtcaataaacacaatgatgaatgagtcaagataaggccggaacacagtatgcatcaagtgcataaaagcttcTGGGGCATTggccagcccaaaagacataacaagaaactcatagtgaccatatctggccctgaaagcagtcttcgggatatctggctcccaaatcttcaactgatgatagcctgaacgtaagtcaatcttggaaaacactctggcaccctaaactgatcaaataagtcatcaatacgaggcaatggatacttgttcttcattgtgaccttgttcaactggcggtaatcaatacgcatccgcatagagccatctttcttcttcacaaataagacaggagcaccccatggtgacacaccgggccgaataaagcccttatcaagaaactcctgtaactgctccttcaactccttcaattcaggaggagccatacgttaaggaggaatagaaatgggctgagtgcccggcaacaaatcaatgccaaaatcaatatctctgtcgggcggtatgcccggaagatcagctggaaaaacatctggaaagtccctcactactagaactgactcaactgtaggggtatcaatactgacatctctcacataagctagatacgcgtcataccccttttcaaccattcgttgagctttaagaaatgaaataactctactgggagtatactctaaggtacctctccactctaatcgttgTACACCTGGCATacccagcgtcacggtcttagcatgacaatcaagaatagcataatgtggcgacaaccagtccatgccccagataatatcaaaatctaccatgctaagaaataataagtcggctctagtctcaaaaccactaagagcaatcaaacacgaccgatacacgcggtccacaataagagaatctcctacaggagtagacacataaataggggaactcataGAATCCCgcgatatgcccaaatacggggcaaaataataggacacataggaatatgtagagcatgggtcaaataataccaacGCATCTCTATAACAGACtagaacaatacctataatggcAGAATCAGAAatgactgcctctgtacgagcaagaagggcataatatctggcctggcctccccctttagggtgacctcgacctcccAGACCTCTACCTCGGGCTGTCTGAGCAGGTAGGGTGGAAGCTGGTtatgtaatcatagcctgaggacccggtagagcacgctgtggctgagaagtctgtggaggtgtacccctcctaaatctggggcaatccctcactatatggcgagtgtctccacactcaaaacaagctttgGGAGggtgtggctgctgtgactggctctggccagatctgctggactggccgcaaGGAGCACCCCATGCAGGACGCACattagatactggcggtgcataataaggctcctggggcctagaaggggttGGGACACCActagcggctgga is a window from the Nicotiana tomentosiformis chromosome 10, ASM39032v3, whole genome shotgun sequence genome containing:
- the LOC104113789 gene encoding uncharacterized protein, whose translation is MYVVSDQNESILKATSIVYTGMPHYACMWHIWTNIRSKLKKGHLKLSELYFATTRSYTLDEFNERMSKIEEIDTRVKAYLYDIGYHRWSRIHTTVNRTWTMTSNIAESLNAVTKYARELPIVELLEYMRTLHERWTNEKLLKANGTFTYLGKKYNKELEDNGTLSQKMRVRASTDYIHIVIDGVKRFIVCLHNKRCSCGQFQLDELPCAHALAA